The Setaria viridis chromosome 2, Setaria_viridis_v4.0, whole genome shotgun sequence DNA window TCTCTCATCCAGAATACAAAGACAGTAGCAACCAGTAAAGTTAACCACCTACTCCGTTGGTCTTCAAGTGCTCTAGGTGCCAAAAAGCATGCATCTTTGACATGAGAAAATGGAGATGATTAGCAGCCCCTATCAATAAGCGATTGCTTCTGACTTGTAACTGTTTCAACGCTCTCCGCTGCAAAACTGATCGGCTCGACTCTTTCTTCTTCAGTCTTTAGCTAGCTTCAACTAGCAAGAGTGACGGGTTTGTGAGGGCATGATGATCTCAGACTGGTAGCAGCCATTATTTTAGGTTCCCGGCCCATACACATCAGATCCATTCTCACATATTATAAAACTAGTTCATGTGATACTACGCCTGTTTGACTTGTTACACCTGCTCCCTCATCCACTTGCATTGCTTCTTCATTTTAATACATACTCTATAGCACTCTGATGTCTGATCTGAAACAAGTTTCAGAATATCCTCCTCATCTCTGGCTGGGGCTACACAACACATGAATACAATACCTACCATTTCCAAACCATGCCGGATGGGCCGTTGATTCGCGGCGATTAGTAAACAAGCATTTGAGCTTGGACCATCATTCAGGGACGTCATGTGCTGGGAACATCCCTATCCCTATCCACAGGTCAATGCCCATGGCCTGCCCCCATCACTCCATCAGATTCAGATCAGAGAATGCCTGCCTGCTGGCCGCCGTGTGAGCCCCAGAGAGCTTTGTTTTCTGCATGGCTTTTGCTCCAGGTTTCAAACCTCCTCTCTCTCATGCTGCCATCCATTATATGGTAGTATACTCCTACTACATGCTAGCATCATGCTATAACCGCAACGTTGCACATCAGCATAGCATCGCCTAGTGATATGTGCGTGTTCGATCATCTactggaaaaaggaaaaggagatgaAAATTGAAGCAATGGTGAAAAGTTTTGAATTCTTTTACTCTGGGGTTTGATCGGAACATGCAGATAGTTTCAGCAAGTTGATGCCTGCCTTGCCTGCAGTACGATAAAAATATATGCAGGCGACAGAGCGAGTCGACAAACAGGCGGCACGAGAAACATAGGAGGCGGCATCAGCGATTCGGTTCAGCATCATGGCCTGCTTGGGGAGTGAGTGACTGCAATGGCTTTTGACTTTGGAGGACGGAGGGAGGCCTTCAACTCCACTCCACTTGCGGCAGTTCGTTGGAATCTGGTGGACCTGCTTGTTGGTTTCCCAGAGGTCAGATGCTTGGCTTGCCCGTTGATTCCGTCCATTAAAAACTGCTGCAACTGGTGAGGCTACAGACTAGGCTGCTTGCTTGGCCCTGCATAGCATTCGTTCTCTGTCAAGTGTCAACCGGTTTGAATCTTTCGGTACAATCTTGCCTGGCTCGATCGGCCACTCAGCTGTTCGTCAACTTATGCACGCTTGGATTTGGGTGACAGCTTTTAAAAGGATATTACATCAAATTTACTTCTGTAGACCAAGCAAGTCATAACGGTAACTCTCATTAGTCACAAGGGTAGAGGCAGACAACCAAAGGGATCGTGTCAGCAGCAATGCCATGAAAAGGTCAAACTGCAGAAACTGGAGATGGAGCTTTTCCTGTGTACATCGATACTTGCCACCCAACTGATTCAGAAACTCGACTAGCATATACTACATACTTCGTATATTGCACACTCTATATTTACATACTACAGACTTCGTatattgaaatttgaaatcGCCAAATCGGTACTAACATAGTTCCATCACCAGGACACCAGCAGCAgacttcagttttttttttcacaaggAACATTTACTTAGCCAATTCTAAACCAATATGAGGTAGTTTGTGTTTGCAGCACTATTGGAATCCTTTCTCCAAATCCTCTCCTTCGCTGCACTGACGTTTTTCCGCAGATCAACGTACCTTTGCACTGAAATTTCAGAAAAGGCTTCAAGCTTCTCCAGGAATCTCAGCAGACTGGACTGCAGATCAGCGGGGGCATGACTTGTCTGGACATCTCCCCCCTTCCCATCATTTGGCACCTTGCCTTGGCGAGGAATGGAGCGGCATGTATCTGCGATGAGACCTTCAATGGCTTCTTCCAGGTCCCTGGTCGGTAAATCATCCAGAAGTTTTATCCACATCTCGCAGGTTGTAAAGATCGGTGCAACGGCAGAACCTGTTAGTGAAACGTCAACAGCATTTCGCTTCCTGGAGACCTTCCTCCTCTTCAGGGGCTTCATGCACTTGTGCAGCCATAAGTTTAGGCTGCAGAGGTACGCCTTGTGGGATGCAATCCAGTTTTGGAAGTTGGAACATAATTTTCTCAGCTCCACCAAGAGCAGAAGCGCAGCTTGGCATTGGGATTCCGACTGAAATGATATTTTCAGGCTGCAGCTTCTGAATGCAAACTTGATTATCCCACAATGGCTTTGATGGCACTCAAGCATTGTGGCCCACATCCTAGTGAAACTGCAAGGAGAACAGTTTCTCTGTCAGACGTGCACAGGAACCAGTATGGAAACATCTAGACAAACGCATGTTGTCTATTGTGCGCATTATTTTAAGCTAATCTCATCTGACAAATGTCTCGACAGTGATGCCTAATACAACACACTATATATCATACAGCCATATATAATGTATTATAATGCACAGAGAAAACATATTTTTTGCATAGACTGATCGACGTTGATATAGAAAAACATACCATCCAACTAGTTCATCCAGCTGTGGTTGAAGATCTTCATCTCTCATATCTTCTATGCTCTTAgaaatgaagtctattttcTGAACAGACACTAGAACTCTGGAATGTAAGTCCTTAACAGCAGCACGGGTAAAATCGATATCAATTTGATTTCCCCCTCTTGCTTCCAGGTGCCTCAGCTTCTTACATTTCTCATCATACTTCCTGCAGTTGGCGCTGCTGGCCTGAAAACAGATCAAAATAGATCAGCTCCAAGTGTCCCAATCTCTGATTGCCGGACAACCATCAAACAGCTTAGGACATCCAGAAAATAACCATTACCTTGACTTCATCATAAAGCTTGCTCTCCCATGCATACAATCTATCAAGTGTTGAGATATGGCTGCCAGCATTAATTCCAAGAGAATTTCTAGATGGCGACAGTTGTGAGGACACTGATCTATGCCAGGTAAGATACTTTATGTCAGCTTGAGGAGGAACTGCATTAAACCATGGTGCATCACATTCTTTGTATAGTGGGAAAGGTCATGTTTGATATTCTACAGTGCAAATCAAAACAGCGGAAAAACAACCACTTATCTAAGAAGCTATCGTAATGCAGTAATCACAATGGAATGAAAACTACAGTATAACAATAACTTCAAACAATTTATCTGAGTATCGCATTATGGTTACTCACTACAAGAAGCCTTGTAATTGTATTTGCAACACAGATACTGCAGAGCACTGtgccaaaggaaaaaaaaagggcaaaCATATAGTTTCAGACAAAATTAACTCACATTCAGGAACAGTGGTGTCCTCAGAGCGGCAAGCAAACAATGCTGCCAGAAAACTTGATGGTTTTGATCCATGTGCTGCAGcaaatcattttttattttaatattatctcaaattgTAAGAGAAGCTAGGAAAAATGGTCATGGACAGAAACTTATTTGCTTGATGTCTAACCTATTTCTTCAGGTAGTAGAAGACGGAACTGGACTTTATCTTCCTCAAGAATAAATGGGACTTCTTTTCCAGAATCACATGCCCGAAAGAATAATATCTCAACCTTTTTCATGCATGAATTTATATCTCTTACCACGTTACCCACATCAGTATAAGGTTTCTTCAATTCCACATCCACAGGAAGAACATCCAGTGAAGATCTGCCAGTCATTGTCATCTTATTTTTGCTGTTGCGATTGCGAGAATCAGTACTTTGTGAAGCAATGTTTTCTAAAGCATGTCGTGAGTGTGAGTCAGTACTAGCAACAAGCACATCATTCTGGTTCTTGAACACCTGCACCAGAGTTTCAGTGGATGGATTGTCGAAATCATCTTCTGACTCTGCGAAACCACCATACCCATTTGTTGGAGTATTCTCTCCCTCTTTGAGCTCAGGGATCACCTCCTCTTCTTGAAGATGCCTAACGCCATCAGCATTTTCAATGTCCTGACTGCCCTCTCTAGCACCTGGAAATGAAGATTGAGCAGGAACTGACACTTCCTCAGTAGTTTTGACAGAGTTCCTCCCTGCACTCATATGATTGACGTACAAAAGAGATGGTGACACATTTGTTATTGACTCTTCAAAACATTTCCTTAGAAGAGAACCTATTTCTCTCAAAGACAGAATATAAGCGTAGTGAGAAGCTGCAAGTGCACATCTTCCATCTAGTGCTTCTCTAACAAGGCGCTTCCTCTCCTGGCATAACACAAGGACCTTGTTATCTTCAAGCTTAGAAGGTGCCACCCCCATTTTGAAGAGCAGCAGCACTCAAAGCCTCATGGACAATACAAGGACATGCCAATTTGAGGCCACCCGCTGATGATTTGCAAGTAACAATATTTGTGTGATGGAGTTTTCCACGTCTAACGCTGCAAGAGCATGGAACCAGTGAATCACTGCAGTTAAACTATATGCAAGAATTGGTAAAGTCGATAAGGATATCAGAATCACCAAAGTGAAACACTCAAAACACCTCAACAATAAGAAGAAAAGATTCACCCCAAGGGGATGCATGGCCAGTTGATTCCATTTCATTGTTGCTGCATCAAATGGTTgttcatttatattttttactaTAAAGGCTCAATGACATACATAGAGTTAGCTGACCACATTTAAGTTGTAGCATAGCACACTGTTTAAGTAAATGACATAACGGATTcacacaagaaaagaaaaaggtgttATGTGCACAACTGtggcaaccaaaaaaaaaagtgtcatAATAACCAGATTAAAAGGGTTACATTTTTGCTTGCCCTATGGAAAAAGTACTCAACTCGAAGAAGCCGACCACCTCTCCGTAGTACTAGTTCGAAGGAGCAACCACTCCACTCGTGACTAATCCGACGGCCGGAACAAACACAATGAGTACTCAGTAGAAGCGGTTGGTCCAAAATTATTTACCTTTTATGGTAGCAGCTTGTACCGCGAAGGAATCCGCTACCCGGCGCCAAATCTCGGCGGGGCCCCTCCGTTGTCGCCTCTTCCGATCCGATCGACTGCTCCCGCCGCCACACCGCGCCCGAGCCCCGAGAAAGAGGAAAAGACGAGCGGCGCGCAAAGCATGACGGAGTGCAGAGGAGGCCACGCCATTGCCGTGGGCTATAGAGCGCCGACGACGACTCATCTGCGTCCGCGTCCCCTTCCATGgtgacggtggtggtggaggaccaTCAATCAATCTATCAGCCATGGCGGAGTAAAAGCACAGATGCGCCTGTGTGTGGCGCGAGCTTGCGGGCGGTGTGGTGGGCCCCGCGACCCTCTGGATTCTCTACTGGATCCAACTGGCCCATTAAAACATCCGGTCCTCCGTTTCGCTTCCTAAACGGGCCGGCCTACGATGCAAAATGACGCCCATGGCccacctcctccttccttcacTCTACCAAACCCGCTCCTCCTCACGGGCCCACCAACCCGCTCTGGCCGCTCCAATTCAAAACTCCCCCCTCTTTTGCGTGATCTTTTCTTTCCGCTGGGAAAAGGAAGGCCAGCTGTTAATCGCAATTAGTGCGGGCTAATCACCCCCGACCCGACCGTTGCTTTGCCATCCCATCCATATTCCACACCGCAGCCGCCGACTCGCCTCACCTCGCCGCGCTTGGGATTCTCGCAGGTTTGCCCCTCCTGCTTCTTCTCTACTCCGCTGCAATGGCCTTCGGGCTCCAGGTCTTGCGACTTCTCGTTGGGTTTTAGTTCCGGGTGTAGTCGGTGCGGGTGGTTCTGGATTCCGCGTCGGGTTTTGGGTGATTGGTGCGCTGGGTCGAGGATCGGAGGGGCGTCCTTGAGTCGTCGGTGGGTCTGGGATCAAGGATCTACGGGACACGGCTCGCTAGGCGAATGCCTGTTGCTGTTTTGATTTTTGGGTTTTTGGGTTCAGTTGCCCTTCTGATTGAATTTTGCGCGGTTCGGTTCGGTGCCCTACGATCGAGGATCAAACGAGCATCGTTCTGCTTTTACTATGGTGCCGGTGGCTGTGCGTGTAACATGTTCGATTGATTTCCTACTCGAGGTAGTGAGATGCAGGCGTGGAGAacatgtccaacttcagttgggaGATGACAGCTagttctattcctttccaatgATATGTGGAATTACTGAACATTTCCCTGTGATTTCCCTGTGATCTTTAAAAAAAGATTCTTGTAGATTCTCATTTTCTGGGATGGTTTTGTTTCCCAAGTCTCGTGTTAATATTTTTGTTAGTTCTCGGCTAATTCGTAAAGAAAGGATTTGTTGTCTTGTTATTTCAGATGTACAGCTTGCTACATAATCTGTTTCATAGTTAATGCTTTGTTGACCAAGATCCAATCCATGCAGGGACACAATTTCTGGTGAATCTGTGAATGTTCCATACTTCTGATTTCTGAAACATGAGAAGATTCTTTTTCTTTGGGTCCTCCGCTGCAAATGCTGGGGATGAAAATGGGACACCAGGCAGTGATAGCGGGACTAAGCATAAAAAGACGCTGGAGGCAGATGTGGGCAGGGAAAGTTCCGGTTCCTGCAGCACAAGGTTGTCAAGATCCAGAAGCCGTCGTCAAAAGCGGAATAAGGAGGAGCCAGCCATTCCGAAGCAGCTCAGGAGGTCCATGTCATTCTCGTCTCCGGCCAGAAACACTTCATTGGACGAACGATGCTTTAGTTTCTCTGGTGATGTTCCATGCACTTTGTATGATGAATTTGATGCACCTCAGCATGTCAAAGATGTCACGTAAGTGGTTCCACTGCTTGATGATTTTCTATCGGTACTCCCTTATAATCTAACATGTATGGATATAAGCAAGTGTTGCCTATTTGCCGTGTTGGTAATGTTATTAAATCAAGAAAATGGCAAATACGGGGTAGATCAGGATACGTTCCTTGTGTAAATCTGCAAACTCTACTCATTTAAGGTATTAGATGCTTATTTCTTTTGACAAAGGGGTCCTCTTTACATTTTTTCAGTTTCAATGCACGTGCAAATTTTCTCTGGCATCAGTTATCTGTACTAGATGTGATTGCATAAACATTACATCCTTCCATTTTTCACCCAAATATATATTCTTGTGATTGAGTTCCACTTTAAGACTAGCATTATTTGGCAGATATCATTTTGGTATTAAGGCCTTGTGTGTCGTAGCTTGTTTTATTCAGCAAGTCATCTGAGAAATTATTTTAACAGTACTCTTAACTTGCAGCCCCAACATATGGTCACCAGAAGGGAATCCAGTTTTGAGAGAATATGCAATAAAGATCCCGAAAGAACATTCTTCCATTGAAAATGATTCTCCTCGTTCAAGATGTTGTTCATGCTCGGCAGGGCACTCTCCTGTTAGTTCTCCCATTGCTCTTCGATGCAGGTCAACAAGACTAAGCAATCTATTAAACAAGAATGAAGTACTAGATCGATACATTGATAGAGGGCATGAAGATGCAATGGTAAATGAGAAACAGAGGCAGTACTCCTCCACCGCATCTATGGTTTCTAATTTGGGAAGGCCACCTCGACCCCAATCAACAGTACCACCCATACCAAAATCAATGAAAGAGAATACAGAGAGCTACCCAAATGTAGACATAAAAGATGACTGCCTTTGGCAAGTTGCTCAAGAGGGTACAAGAGATAACTGCAAGATTACAGCTATGTGCAATGCAGGTAGAAACCACATAAGCATGCCAGATGCTTTCGAGAGAGACAGTGCTACATCTGTTGAAGATATTTATGAAGATTTGCAAGATGTGAGACCTCCAAATGTTATTTGCCCCTCCGCTTGTCCTATTTCAGGTATGACCTCAAGGTGCTCCATTCATTGTAGACTCTTCTGTTGTGATGCTTCTCAACATTTTCATGATGATGACTTGTACTTGCATCAGGGGAGCAAGAAACTGATGACATGTTGCTGCAAAGAGCTAAAGAAGTTGAGTCAAGGTTCATTGTTCCTTGTGGAGATGAATATGAATTCAACATGCTCAGAGATAAGGGAATGAGCTCAAATGACATGTTTCAATTGATCCAGCAGTTGATAGAAGATAGGAAACAGTTAGCAGATGAACTGTCTTCACAGATCAGAGCACGTATTGCAGAAAGATCTGCTGCCAAAGAGCAATACAAACAATCAAAGAAAGAACTAGATACCAGAACTAGGAggttggagaaggagaagagtgAAATACAAACTACACTGGAGAGAGAGATGGACAGAAGGTCACACGATTGGTCTGTCAAACTATCAAGATTTCAATCTGAAGAAGAGAGACTACATGAAAGGGTGAGAGAACTTGCAGAGCAGAATGTCTCATTTCAAAGAGAAGTTACTTTTCTTGAAGCAAACAAGGCTGAAGCTTCAACCAAAGCTGCAAGTTTGGAAATGCAAAACAACAAACTAAATGACGATATAGAGAAACTCAGAAACGAGCATGAGAAGCTCCATAATTCCTCAGTAGATTTGCGTGCTCGTTTTACCGAGGTTGTAGAGGAAAGGGACCACATCAGGGAATACTTGAAGGACAAGGAGGGAGAGAACAAAGCATTGCACAAAGTGATTGCTAGACTACAAACAACATGTAATGAACAGGAAAGGGCAATCACAGGTCTAAGACAGGGATGCAAAGCTGAATTAGACAATAAATTTGTTGAGTGTGACAGTGATAAAACGAGGAAATTGCAAATGGAACTTATTAGACTGACAGGGGTGGAGCAAAAGTTGAGAGGTGAAATTCAATCTTGTCATCTTGAAGTGGAGTCCCTCAGACAAGAGAACATTGCACTCTTAAATCGTTTACAAGGTGTTGGAAATGGAGCAACCTTCTCCTCAATTCGCCTTGACCAGGAGCTTCAGGCTAGAGTGGACAGCCTGCAGATGCAAGGCTTGTCATTGCTTGATAAGATCAGCCAACTTTGCACCAAATTGCTGGATTTGATGAAACACAAGAAACTTGAAAATGAATCTTTCAGTGGCAATGATGTGTTGACAGTCAGTGATTACACTTTTGAATACCAAAGCATCAAAGGAGGAATTGAAAGTTTGAAGCGAAGTTTGAAGACAATCAATTCTGTACTGAATGAAAAGCAAAgtgtaaaagaaaaatctgGTGAGACTGCAGCTAGAGGTAGTTCTTCCAGAGAGCAAACGGTGAGTTATTTCTGGTACAAAAGGACCTATGCTGTTTGAAGTAAATTAATTTTGACCTTGTCGTTTAGTTGTAAAAAGTGTACAGGAGGACCCTACCAGTAAAAAATAATCTTTAACAGTAAATCTTTGCTGTTTGAAGTAAATTAATTTCCACCTTGTCGTTTACACAGTAGCTGTCAAGTGTGGAGGAGAGGACCCTACCAATAAAAAAATACTTTGACAATAAGTATGTTTCTGGATAGTTACATGTTCTACAGAAtgtgttttcatgaaacttctatGGTAAGAATTTTCATAGGATGCCTAGTGAAATCTAGCCCAATCAGTAGTGATTAACTATTATGGAAACATGAATTGCTTTAGCACCTTAAGCATATAATTTTTCATCACCAAATAACTTTCATTCTTCTGTAGGATGATTTCGGACTCAAGCTGAAAGAAGAGGCTATGCTCAGTAGAGTACTAAAGGAGGCACTCTTGTCAAAGGAACTTGACATTGAACAATTGGAGTCTGATCTGGCATCTTCACTTCGTATTCAAGTTGTTATGAGAAACGAGATCCAGAGAGTTCAGGATGAACTTTCTTGCATCACCCACAAGGCTAAGAAGTTAGAGCTTCAGGTAACATCATATCCttacaccccccccccccccccaataaACTAATAgttcattatttttttctctgatCAAAGTAGGATTTCCCTTCC harbors:
- the LOC117844585 gene encoding uncharacterized protein isoform X1 — encoded protein: MGVAPSKLEDNKVLVLCQERKRLVREALDGRCALAASHYAYILSLREIGSLLRKCFEESITNVSPSLLYVNHMSAGRNSVKTTEEVSVPAQSSFPGAREGSQDIENADGVRHLQEEEVIPELKEGENTPTNGYGGFAESEDDFDNPSTETLVQVFKNQNDVLVASTDSHSRHALENIASQSTDSRNRNSKNKMTMTGRSSLDVLPVDVELKKPYTDVGNVVRDINSCMKKVEILFFRACDSGKEVPFILEEDKVQFRLLLPEEIAHGSKPSSFLAALFACRSEDTTVPEFPPQADIKYLTWHRSVSSQLSPSRNSLGINAGSHISTLDRLYAWESKLYDEVKASSANCRKYDEKCKKLRHLEARGGNQIDIDFTRAAVKDLHSRVLVSVQKIDFISKSIEDMRDEDLQPQLDELVGCFTRMWATMLECHQSHCGIIKFAFRSCSLKISFQSESQCQAALLLLVELRKLCSNFQNWIASHKAYLCSLNLWLHKCMKPLKRRKVSRKRNAVDVSLTGSAVAPIFTTCEMWIKLLDDLPTRDLEEAIEGLIADTCRSIPRQGKVPNDGKGGDVQTSHAPADLQSSLLRFLEKLEAFSEISVQRYVDLRKNVSAAKERIWRKDSNSAANTNYLILV
- the LOC117844585 gene encoding uncharacterized protein isoform X2; translated protein: MGVAPSKLEDNKVLVLCQERKRLVREALDGRCALAASHYAYILSLREIGSLLRKCFEESITNVSPSLLYVNHMSAGRNSVKTTEEVSVPAQSSFPGAREGSQDIENADGVRHLQEEEVIPELKEGENTPTNGYGGFAESEDDFDNPSTETLVQVFKNQNDVLVASTDSHSRHALENIASQSTDSRNRNSKNKMTMTGRSSLDVLPVDVELKKPYTDVGNVVRDINSCMKKVEILFFRACDSGKEVPFILEEDKVQFRLLLPEEIAHGSKPSSFLAALFACRSEDTTVPELSSQLSPSRNSLGINAGSHISTLDRLYAWESKLYDEVKASSANCRKYDEKCKKLRHLEARGGNQIDIDFTRAAVKDLHSRVLVSVQKIDFISKSIEDMRDEDLQPQLDELVGCFTRMWATMLECHQSHCGIIKFAFRSCSLKISFQSESQCQAALLLLVELRKLCSNFQNWIASHKAYLCSLNLWLHKCMKPLKRRKVSRKRNAVDVSLTGSAVAPIFTTCEMWIKLLDDLPTRDLEEAIEGLIADTCRSIPRQGKVPNDGKGGDVQTSHAPADLQSSLLRFLEKLEAFSEISVQRYVDLRKNVSAAKERIWRKDSNSAANTNYLILV
- the LOC117844584 gene encoding uncharacterized protein produces the protein MRRFFFFGSSAANAGDENGTPGSDSGTKHKKTLEADVGRESSGSCSTRLSRSRSRRQKRNKEEPAIPKQLRRSMSFSSPARNTSLDERCFSFSGDVPCTLYDEFDAPQHVKDVTPNIWSPEGNPVLREYAIKIPKEHSSIENDSPRSRCCSCSAGHSPVSSPIALRCRSTRLSNLLNKNEVLDRYIDRGHEDAMVNEKQRQYSSTASMVSNLGRPPRPQSTVPPIPKSMKENTESYPNVDIKDDCLWQVAQEGTRDNCKITAMCNAGRNHISMPDAFERDSATSVEDIYEDLQDVRPPNVICPSACPISGEQETDDMLLQRAKEVESRFIVPCGDEYEFNMLRDKGMSSNDMFQLIQQLIEDRKQLADELSSQIRARIAERSAAKEQYKQSKKELDTRTRRLEKEKSEIQTTLEREMDRRSHDWSVKLSRFQSEEERLHERVRELAEQNVSFQREVTFLEANKAEASTKAASLEMQNNKLNDDIEKLRNEHEKLHNSSVDLRARFTEVVEERDHIREYLKDKEGENKALHKVIARLQTTCNEQERAITGLRQGCKAELDNKFVECDSDKTRKLQMELIRLTGVEQKLRGEIQSCHLEVESLRQENIALLNRLQGVGNGATFSSIRLDQELQARVDSLQMQGLSLLDKISQLCTKLLDLMKHKKLENESFSGNDVLTVSDYTFEYQSIKGGIESLKRSLKTINSVLNEKQSVKEKSGETAARGSSSREQTDDFGLKLKEEAMLSRVLKEALLSKELDIEQLESDLASSLRIQVVMRNEIQRVQDELSCITHKAKKLELQVSKKDEAINELQQDFQESAKELASLRGTLKTVTEERDLSWQESKQLRRNINIMQNEVVSLKKKIEALDEDILLKEGQITILQDSIDKPFDIICSPRSMREFDME